The Topomyia yanbarensis strain Yona2022 chromosome 3, ASM3024719v1, whole genome shotgun sequence nucleotide sequence TTCACACCAATTTCAGTAGGGTGATCCGATCAAAGTCCCGTGGCCATCACAATCACACCTGTATGATTCATACAGCGTGTCTCATTTGCATGTAAGTACAGGTTTGATCATTTTCGACTGGCGATTTTTCCCGATAAGTAATTGATGTCGAGCCTTGTCCCGCTAGTTTCTGGTGTGCCAGGTCAGATTTATGAGCATCAAGGATCAAAGACAATGGCCAACATACATACCGGTAATGATAGATAATGAGAAGAAATGGTCTATCGAGCTGTACAATCAGTACTTACCATCGCATGACTTGTTCCGAAAGACGTTGAATTGATTTTTGTTAAGCTGATTTATACCACTTAGTTTAGACAATTTCTCAATGGCATCAGAAATGAAGTAAAAGTATGGTGCATGTAAATATAAGTACAAGTTATGATTAGAAtagttgatttagtttggaTGTTGAATTTTGAAAGTGATTTTCAGagtttcaacatttttaactCCAAATTACTTAATATACTTTTAAAGACTATATCTCATTTCGAAACCAGCATTCGGGTGACACAATGACGATTGCAATACTCGTTTCAAAATAGGTTGAATTTATAACGTGGCAAAAAAACTTACCCTTAAAAGGATGAGATTTCGGGAAATTCAAGCAAAATTGCAGGCTTTGACAATGGAAATAGAACACTACCGACCGGAGCCGGATGCTCCAGAACGAAACGATGAAAGTATATATTGGCTACGGGTATTGTCGACTTCGTTAGGAATTTGGCCCGAAAAGTTCATCGGGACCAACCAGAACTGGTGGAAGCGTTTATATTATTTCATGATTGTGATGCACTGGTACAACACGTACTTGCAAGTGGAATTTTTCTGTAATAATTTCGGTGAACTGAAAACCCTGACCGAGGTAAGAAAGATAAGTTTGTAAATCTACGCATCGTTCTTTACACAACATACTAACATAAATTCGTCCTATCTCCTTCAGTCTCAAGCACATAAGATAAGCATGAGTAATTACCAACTtgtaaatcaattaaaaatctggatttttttgttaatcaTCATATGTCAATTCAGCTAACGTTTTATGTCCTACTTGCGTCCAATACAAATAATTTCACAACACTTCGGATATCATTTTGTAATTTAATGGCCAATAATTTCTAGATCTTCACCAAATGCTACTATTAGCTTTATTCACACAAAACGAACAGCAAGAATATTGAATGGGAAAGCACAGCTTTCCTAGGGTGTGTTTGGTAGAGCAGCCGGCATCTCTAAAAcatcggaatatgaaagaatagcCTTTTTCCAAAAGTAAAATAATATGGTTGGAGTCCAAAACAATTTTCTTTCAAGGTTTATGAACGAAAACTGAGCTTTTACAGTgtactagctcgcatttttgtAGTACCTTAGACATCATTAAAAATGAGAATCTACCGGATAATTCTATTATCTACAACAATGTCAAAAACTGAAAATCGATCAAATTTCAACGCAGTAATGTCTGAGATAGTTCCACACGTGGTCTAGGGCACCAGGCATCACCAGTCTTCTGATCTCACACAAAACTGAAACAAACAATCGCTACACTGTAGGCACCTGTGAAGCAAGCCAGCGCTTTGTTCTATATCCAGTGCACAAACAGTATTGTATCGTCTGCACAGTGAAATGAGTCTGCCAAAGGAAACAGAAGCACCTGTCCTTCGGGATATCACAATTTCGATCGACTTTATGAAAAGTCGTGTTAGACCCAGTTCAGGTGGCgctagttaaagttaaaatagAGCGTAATCTCGCGGTAGTTATTtgcattcagctacatcacgtcaaaaactgtgttttgatcgcGTTTAGAAATTTAGCACAGACGGAAAATTTCATTGCAAAGaccaacatgcaacacgagttCGAATATAATAACATCAGAATCAAGATCTCCGTGTATATAGAATATAACATGGTGGACGTTCGTATCCATGACCTGGCACCGCGCACTAAGGAAGATTAATTCAAACGAATTATATCGCAATATAGAgaagtggaatctattacgaatgacacttgGAGGAATTTTATCACCGGTATTCctaacggcgttcgtattgtgaggatgcgagtgactaagcCAATAGGTATTGGTTACATGACTATTACCGTAAATGCAAATCATCGAAGGATGGcgtaacctataagcaaacaatcacatatcccgggcagttGGGATCTGTCCTGACAGTCCATTACGGAAAAATTTGCGCCGaagcaatttatcaaaactcATTAACTACATCCAACTCTAACAAGTTGCCAGCGACACTTACAGATAAACTAAAAACAACgacccaattaaccaataataaAGGCACAACATCCACGACATTATGCTccaaaaccaacaactagcaccACCACTAAAGAAACTAATACCGATTACGACAGATTTttaacagcgacccgtaagaacaagaaccTCTgaccgtgaacagcaagaaagcagtaccgatgatgacatagaCGTGAACggtaacgcgagagaaggcagactgaatgacccccaagctgcGACGGGTAGGGCAACTAATGCCTCGCcaccaaggaaaaagatctcaacacgtaGCAGTAAACTGCGTCACCAGGATCTGGTCGCCAGACATTCTTAGCATTTTTTAGTtctacttattgtaaaaacttaaaagttccacggctcagttgtgctaacacgttgaatcgtgtcaaataaatctATAGAAAAAGGCATCATAATCAGCATTGCAACTGCTAAGTTTAATACGAATTGGAAATAGAGGTAAAACATCATCAATGAAACGTCTTAGCTTTAGGAGAGCATAAAAAAATTTATAGATTTTATCAAATGTTTATGCCTGTGTAACACATTTCATTATCGTCAAACTAATCAAACTTGTTCAAGGGTCTCTGTTCTTTCTGCAGTATTAGCACGACTGGAATAAAAATAATGCGGCTACACAGTTACTCGGACGAAATCTTCGAAATACTTCAAACTATGAAGAATCATGAAATTTTAAGAAAGATTTGCTTTTTGAAAAAAGGtatgtattttaaatatatttgaatttAGCGTTTGTTTTTTACTAACATATGAGTAGGGCGGATAAGCCAACTGTTAAATTTACTTTGAGTGGAAATTCCGGATAAACCGTTACTctccaatcacagatgttgggtAGTAAACAAAAGGGAAAAGAGTTCTCTTATATTAACTGCTGTACACTGTGTTCGGTCAACAACGGTTTATTTGAAggtaattttgacagttggcttatacgtctcaatcgtatgtttgtcaaggtttgggattttagaaaaaaaacctgttttaatccacctgatGGTgttattgtgcctttctcatttatccaatagCTAGCAATATACAATATATCTGTGAAAATGTCTGTTACATTCGCATTACACTTTGCACATATTTACAAAGGTACGACTGCCACGAAGCTAATGAGCAACATGTTGACGATGTCGTccttggaacaaaaaatataatgttTAAGTGGATAAATCAGCATGAGTTAAATGTTGCCTTCgtgttaacatattttggaatgcaGTGGGAGGGGAAAGGGATTATAGCTGTAAAAGAAGGATGTGAGAGAGGTCTAGTTGTTGAAGCtgggttcagtcatcaccgaatccgTTGTGAATATGCGCGGTACCTTGTTTCGGTTTAAATTCGCATATAACcgtagtaactccggaatcaaaaatcagatctgaatgaaattcaatagcagtcaatggatgtattgtatttatcatttgaaagtttgtaaaaataagTCAAGAATTTGCTGAGAAAAAGGTGTGACATTATCTTACGAACTTTGCTAGTTCCCCGAgagtatcaagaaccgtcataggtggccaatttttttttgtttcaattatagaggttttaaccttagggtcattcgcctctttgttgggttagagaaatcttttttggaaaaatctattaccctatgtacggggttgggaattgaacccatgtgagcaatcgatttaccaactatgctatctccacccccctaagaggtggccaatatggtcaaggctactttgattggtctttagtgatctagacccgccaATCCATGTAATGTTAAATCCGTTTTTTTGGAAATCTGCATGGtgcaagtttatatgggaatttgctatgtgactgCAGTCTTCAATCCGTAAtaccggaaccggaagtaggatcaacaaaaatacaatagcagcttgtgggagcgtTAGAACCGTTTATTTGAAACTTAATtggtgcaaatcggttcagccatctctgggaAAATTGAGCGGCTTTATTTGCACACATGCActcacagacattttgcggtctcgacgaattgaatcgaatggtatgtgaCACTTAGCCCTCTGGGACTCAATTGTCACGTCGCATTTGATAGATCGATTGATTTGAGATAGTTGATATCTCAAATCAATCGATCTGTCAAGTACGTCATTAGTACTACAAAGTAGTACTGTTTCGTGAAATCTTTGTTATGGTTGTAGCTTCGCCAAACGTCAGTTTTAGTTTAGCtgtgcaaacattttttcgTAATAGATGTTCAAGAACATGGTAAGCATGTTTGGTTATGTTCAAGACGATGCTGTTCGCATAATACTTTAACATTAATAGTATTATTTCAGCAACAATTATTAGCTGGCAATTagctaaaatatatattttcgaaATCTGGACGGATCTTAATCTTTCAGATTTGAACGAATCTGAAGCTGAGTCCATACAAGTAACAAAGTGTTATAACTAGTGTATTAGGAAAAGATTGAAGATTTAAAATAACTCATTTGCTGTCCAGAAATGGACGAAAATAAACAGAACAAAATCGAATAAGATTTTTAATTGTTCGAGTTGTTTGAAGCACAcaaagaacatcaatttgaaGGAACAATGTAATCAAATGGTGAGACTAGTTCGCTATGGACGTGTGTGCTAAAGATCTATTTTGCGGAGAGTACAGTCGCAATGAGACGAGAAGGTATTTATGGAACATTATTGTCATGTTTGTTACCAGCTCACGCAAATTTGTCAAACAAAAATGTGTGTAAATCGGccaaactttttattaaaaaatcaaatcatgttTCTTTAGCAGGTTCAATTCATTCCGAAtacagaaaaaaatcttcacTCAATCTTCCTTTTTGGCGAACGCGAATTACCGGACCTTTGCTTTCACTTCACTTATGCAGGATGAAAACCACCAACTAGCCCCAGTCTCCCCTATACGTAGAATATACAGAACGAATCAGAATAGAATGCATCTAACACATATCGTGAAATTATAGCAACAATTTCTCACGGGTTCTTAGGAGCATTGCTTATGAGTATATCCCAAATTACAATTTTGGAAGTTAAGATTAGGAGAAAACAGTTTCCAGAAATGGtttatatattcaaaaatcttttcAGGAAAAAACAAACAGATCTTCGAGAACATCGAAAAAATCATGCAGGATAAATGGAAGGAAGTTAACATCAACTTGCGCCTCTACGCCTTTTCGGTTGGAATCGTGGCTAGTTCGTATTCTGTCGTACCCGCCATTATTAATTTGATCAATCTTTTCCAAGGAAATGATATTCCAAAGCGTTTTGGTAATTTCATGTTATTGGAGTAACAATTTCAGCTCTTCTATTAAATGACAATTTTATTCGCAGTCTATAAGACGTACTATCGCTACATGGAGGAGGCAAAGTATCATTCACCGCTCCATGAACTGTTGTTCTGCTCGGAATCGCTATCCGGTTTCACCACCTGGGCTGGAGTTGTGTCTTTCGACGGGTTGTACGTACTTCTAACGATGCACGTCGTTGCCATGTTCAGCACGTTGAATCTGATCATCAAGGATACGACTAACGTTAACTTCAACGATGAGGAGAGTGTATTTTTCCTGCGCGAGTGCATCAAACATCATACGAGAGCCATGAAGTAAGTCTTGTGAAGTACGCGACGTCATACACGCAAGGTTCAATATTTTGATTCCATCGTTCAAGGTTCATGGAATCCATTAATGAGATCTTCTCGCCAATTCTTGTTGTTCAATTGTTCACCAGTACGTCAATCATTTGTGTGATCGCCTTTCATACCAGTGCGAATGCGGCAAGTGTAACCCAACGAACTCTTCTGTCTACCACAAGCAGTTTTAATCTTCTTTTTGTTCAACCCTCAGAGCGAACGCGACTCGCAAACCCTTGTGATGATTTTCTACTTGATCGCTGCCTTTTATCAACTGTTCTTATTCTGCTGGTATGGACAAAGAGTCCAAAATGAGGTAAATAATATACATATTAATCTGGGGCATCAAACGTCGAGAATTGGAACACGGAACGTGCTCGTAACGATGCttattttcttctctttttgCGTCAATCAATACCAATTACTCAATGCCACGGATGCAAATAGAGCGTGGAATTGCCCAACTCGGTGTACGAATGCGACTGGTACAAGCGTTCGAAGAAATTCCAATCGACAATGCACATTATGTTCCTGGACGTTCAGAAAACGGTGGATATCAGTGCTTTTAACCTGTGTGTTATGTCACTGGAAACGTATCTGACGGTAAGTTTATTTGTTTGCTTCTGCACCTAGGTAAACTCATTTCGTAGATCACGTGGTCCTTCCTGCAGAAAATATAGCTCAGGATTGAATTGTATTTTCGACACATATCGAATCGGGTGCTTCAAGGAGTAACAGTTCTACTTTACAATAATATTCAACTCCCCACTATCCAAAACTAGTCAACTGATCGGTGTTATGTCAGACCAGattaagttgaaaaattttaagaaatgagataatgatagcactggataaagaatttcttcagctacatttgaCTTTTACCAGATTAGAAATATGTTACgataaacaagaattataggaaaaattcatttcaaattataatgtaaaggatgcttcAATTCaaacgtttttctcgaaatcaatgcaatgCAACGTACTCTGATCTGACTTAGCAGCAACCAATTGATAAAACTTGAATTTAGTTGCATTGTGGCCTCGTAGAACGAACCGTGCGGTAGCGCGCCGGTTATCAAATGTTCAAACAACGAGTTCTTAGCAAAGACTATTTCCAAATCAATTGAAGTCATGAGTAGGAcgagagaaaaatgtacttgcTCTGTGCAAGAAAATGTAGTATTTCTTAACAGCGATATTTTAACTATGTTTATACATTATGCTTATAGTACTAACAGCATGCAGATCGGTAGTCAGACTATGATCAGCATCTTCTAACCTCGAAATTGACTACTATTGGATCTAGAAAGTTATCGTAAAAAACTATTAAAAGCAGCGGATGTCGCAACTTCACTGATTTCTTTTTCGATCATCATTGGGCTAAGCTCATACACTTCATTTGCATTGGTATCTAGCGGAAGCCGCtccacagtgggaccaatccaaaaaaggtgggacaaaccCTTTTTGAGGCCATATATGTAATTTTATAATCAGCATTTCTTAGTAGGATATGTTCAATAcagaaaaaaatcagaaatttttttatagtgtagatgtcttcggcaaagttgtagaaaattagGTTTTGAATAGCTTCGTCAAAGATACTAGATACCACAGATATCAGACCTCTTTATCGAGGCAAAATGACGTATTTTATAcctaagtaaccataagcataagcatcctcatatataattgtggcaaaaGTACCAAAtgcttaataattttttttaagcagtAAAATGCCTTAGACATGTGcgttattctgcaaaatgtttattaaggtttcatctatgaaataaaaattttcgagtgtaaggtgtcaaaaatggcgtccaaatacgcggctttctcggaacaagatttttcgaatctgctggcattctcgtttttgaaccattcaaccaatcaacttcgggttttgcccgcctaaaagaagacaacattctcaggcgctgtaacctacaaaatcgcaatattttgatcattaacgaTTTTCTACAGCCGACCAAAGTGGAAAAATCTGgcgaaaaaacgatactttattttcaagtggccgtTATTTTGTTTCtgcatggaattttttcaagttttttaggttggggcgcctctacggaatgtaatcttcaagatcgttttAGTTTGCTGCTTGTAAATGACGAATTGCGACCATGTATCATACCCgatgaggtcggttttcaaagcaccttttgctggagccgCCAGTTTGTGACATCTtacacttttttatttcaatgaacattttgcagatgtctaagtcattttaattttccaaaaaaattattaaacattaggtgctttttgcacaattatataagaggacccccttaagCCATTGCACAATATTGGCTATAGATTCCCAACGAACAATTTAGCTGGAATACAAGCCATTTTCCAATTATAGCTTTCGTTGTTCGTTGGGATTGCACTAATGTTGCGTTGAAACTCTATTGCAGAATTTACAAAGcactaaagctctatattagcatcataaATGCATATCGATTCAGccgaaatatagcattatcACTTGCTCTGTATACGCATAGAAAGCtttaacgcgtacatgcttaaaggatctttaaagcatgtatgcCTTACATATgcatttatgttataaaccgtcgtacttaaatggtcacccaaacaatgGGTCCCACTATATCCTGTTCCTCtgtaatattaaatgcattcttGAAATAATGGATCGGAGTAGTATCGGAGTAGCTAAAGTTTGACTGTCACAAATTCACTATGAAATCGGAATTCATTGatgaaaatagtgtaaatttatatGGAAAACAGCTTTGAAAGTCGGAACATTGATTTCACAATAGAAGAAACcatcttcaacaaaaagttgtattttagtgatacttgcaagtttgtagaacataatgaactaatcaattaaggttttaacatggaaaagtcgaaaaattgatttttaggtcaCAGGTGGACGAAAAACAaaccgttgaacacactaatacagttacatattgtcaagtactctatggGGACATTCAAGTGTAGTGAGGTGCCTTCTACAAAAGTTTAAAGAAAAATCAgaaatatgtaaacaaacatCGTGCATCGTTTTTCAGCACGGGAATTAAAGCATTTAATTTTATGAAAAGCTTGCGATTCTCGTTGGTGTGAGGAGTTACCTGATTTTTCATGGACAGTTAAATGACGCTTTAATTCCCCTATtaagatatctgacgtttaaaatatgCACACTGAGATCtagcatttttatactaccacCCTCCCCCTTCGCCTtgtaaacgatttgttttttttctccccaattcaaacgtcaaaacggcacaatatcaacgcagctggataagtctatagggattttgattttaacaggggcgtaacGAGAGGTGCACTCCAATTTTatgtgcattttgattttaagtaaCATTTAGGATAACACTGAAgacaaaaattgcatttttgactgcaaatagtatgaattacaaAAGTAGgataaaagttgttgttagaaaaactttcatATTGATTTTCATAATATTCGTAATCGAAATATACCTAAAAATCTGTTGCATATTTAAAACGATACACAGTTGACTGTTGACGGTTCATGATGGGCATTAGTGCATTATTTcgtaaattaattgtttttgttaaaaccaaaatttaacataaatttttgtttgcgTGTGTAACATTTTTTTAGTGCATGTTTTTTGAACAGAACTATTTGTTCCCTTTAGTTTATTCTCGAGTACTTGTACTAAAtactacactgagaaacaaaaatatgcatggttagcatactttctattcccgtctcttttcttcttcTGTGATTTTTATGTATTTCCATGCATAAACTTCtaataagcattcaatgagtggatagaccgaatatgttcaatgcataaaatttacagcagaagaaacgagaggcagatagaaaagtatgcataaataaaattctgcgtgtataatcgaaaaaaaaatgttcataatGCATGCATTCTACGCccttttttaaattatagaagcGTTTGCACACACATTTCGGAAATTGGgcgtatttttccaaatttaataaaaatcgattGATAAGTTTGCTTTGAGATTGCtgttaagtgacagattttgccagacatttttcgTTGATCTGCCAGAAATTCTTTGACAAGTAGTGGCATCCCTGTCTGTGTACTGAAACAAACCTATAAAGATTCATAAaacgaacacaactgcaaagttttgttCTCATCGACGGTTCCATCCATAAGCACTTGACACACTacactttaaacgcgattatttCGAAATGAAGTTTTTTGACCGGCGATCGTCTCAAGAACTTTTAAAccaatttcataattttttaaaattgttcatATTAACAATCTCGTGTCTTCGAACGGTTACTTTTCCATCCAACAATTTTTGGTTCTTTGcgataaatttttgtttgaaattttgaacaccTAAAAAACCTTTTTTGTCAGTATGGTTtttattggaattttttttttggcgatGATTGAATGGTTCGGTTTTCACaccaccacaatacatttttctacaatatttgtttaaatttttgatttcagttgagtGGTTTGCCTCGGAGAGTGTTTACCGCAAGCCTCTAGAGAATAAAAGTGTTTCGTGGAAGGGCGATAACTTCGacaattttcaattctttttttttaaatttttttctgttgTCGATAGTATGTACTACCAACAAattgtctttcgctttttcaaatgaaatttgcatgtttgttttctttttagaTCGTGCGAACTGCTGCATCATACTTTACGGCACTACAAACTTTGACCGAAGAATAGAAAAATAAGTCAATTGTTAATCTCTATAAGTGAAAAATAGTAAGCTTCAATTGTATTTCTTAAACTGCTCacccaaataaaaatttgtattCAGCTCAACGCACCAAATTTGAAAGTGTTGTAGCACATCTGGACATGCATCTATGGcatattttttgttgctttgtaCCGCTGGTACCGCTGCAATTGAACAGAACGAACGTCAAAGTTCGGCTACATGCATGGATTTCTCGTTCGGTTGTTTATTTACATTTGCCAAACCGGCAAGCATTACCAGTGTTTAGTGTTTTACAAACgatttggaacaaaatttcccTAGATATTGCAAAATTTGGTGATTCCATAAAAAGCGATCATGAAACTGGTAATGATGATAACATTAACAACTTTATATTCAAGCAGTTCGTTAAATAAATTTGTTTACAGTATGCACTTAGCGGTGATCCGGCAAAGCCGTGTTATGTTCTCAGCTTTAAGGATCTGCTGATAATGCTCGATTGCGGTCTATCGATGAGTTCCGTTCTGAATTTTCTACCTCTACCTTTAGTACAGAGTGCCAGGTTCAACTCGATGCCAAATTGGAACTGTCGTGATCCAGACATTCAGCTGGACGATGGGGTAGGTATTCGCAATGACTTTGACTCCGGGTCGTTACCATATTTTTTCATCAGGAAATTAAAGAATGCTGTGGATGTGCATTTGTCAACTCGGCACCAGAATTTGTTCCACCATTAGACAAAATACTGAATTTTTCCGAAATAGACATCATTCTAATATCAAATTACACAAATATGATGGCACTGCCATTCATCACCGAGGGAACCGGTTTCAGTGGAACGGTTTATGCAACAGAGCCGACGCTTCAGATTGGAAGGTACCGTTTGACGAATTGCATCAAATTCACTGACATACTTGTGTTGTGTTTACAGATTTTTTCTCGAAGAACTTGTTGAATATATTGAGGCATCCCCGAAGGAAACGGTGGCTCGCATGTGGAAAGATATACAGCACTTACTGCCCCCACCACTGAACGATATTTTCAAACCCAAAAACTGGCGTCATTTGTTCAACATGGATGCGGTTAACAAAAGCCTGGCCAGAGTCCAAATGACCGGATATGAtcaaaagttggatattttcggtgCACTCCAGGTAACCCCAGTGAGTTCTGGTTTCTGCTTGGGATCAAGCAATTGGATTATTGTATCGGGACAGGAAAAAATTTCATACATCAGTGGATCATCGACATTAACAACCCATCCGCGACCGATCAATCAAGCTGCGCTCAAGTATTCGGATGTTGTTATAATGACGGGATTAACGCAGGCGCCTCATGTCAATCCAGATGGCATGCTTGGAGAGTTATGCATGAATGTAGTTATGACCTTGCGGAACGGTGGTTCGGTACTGATTCCATGCTATCCCTCTGGGGTGGTGTATGATTTGTTTGAGTGTTTGTCGTCCAGTTTGGATAACCAAGGATTTTCGCAGATTCCTATGTTTTTCATTTCACCTGTAGCTGACAGTTCGTTAGCTTACTCGAATATTCTGGCAGAATGGCTTTCTACATCAAAGCAGAATAAAGTTTATATTCCAGACGAACCATTTCCACATGCGAGTTTAGTGAAAAACGCTAAACTGAAACAATTCAAGCATATTTACTCCGAAGGTTTTAGCACCGAGTTTCGTCAACCATGCGTTGTATTCTGCGGTCATCCAAGCCTTCGCTTTGGAGATGCTGTCCACTTCGTAGAGCTTTGGGGATCCAATCCTCAACATACAATAATTTTCACTGAACCTGATTTTCCATATCTGCAAGCCTTGGCTCCTTATCAACCGTTGGCTATAAAGACGGTTTACTGTCCTATTGAGACTTCACTAAACTT carries:
- the LOC131688293 gene encoding integrator complex subunit 9 — translated: MKLYALSGDPAKPCYVLSFKDLLIMLDCGLSMSSVLNFLPLPLVQSARFNSMPNWNCRDPDIQLDDGEIKECCGCAFVNSAPEFVPPLDKILNFSEIDIILISNYTNMMALPFITEGTGFSGTVYATEPTLQIGRFFLEELVEYIEASPKETVARMWKDIQHLLPPPLNDIFKPKNWRHLFNMDAVNKSLARVQMTGYDQKLDIFGALQVTPVSSGFCLGSSNWIIVSGQEKISYISGSSTLTTHPRPINQAALKYSDVVIMTGLTQAPHVNPDGMLGELCMNVVMTLRNGGSVLIPCYPSGVVYDLFECLSSSLDNQGFSQIPMFFISPVADSSLAYSNILAEWLSTSKQNKVYIPDEPFPHASLVKNAKLKQFKHIYSEGFSTEFRQPCVVFCGHPSLRFGDAVHFVELWGSNPQHTIIFTEPDFPYLQALAPYQPLAIKTVYCPIETSLNFQQANKLIKELKPGVLVIPENYTQPPPIAPHKLDLVIDQVPDKMIIKFKRGEVIKLPFKRKRARVYLDPQIARTLVPHEVQPGVTISTLTGVLRVKDNIHDLHLLEPTAEELEEQKSAKGTQLQPPSQSRYRNVKYEWGSLDVNLFLKKLAQDGITDIKVEQGGVDEITLHMPSEDTMVKVSEKSTSIVCGGKQSLRLKLRDLLLQCVQSF
- the LOC131688242 gene encoding odorant receptor 63a-like, producing the protein MRFREIQAKLQALTMEIEHYRPEPDAPERNDESIYWLRVLSTSLGIWPEKFIGTNQNWWKRLYYFMIVMHWYNTYLQVEFFCNNFGELKTLTEGLCSFCSISTTGIKIMRLHSYSDEIFEILQTMKNHEILRKICFLKKGKNKQIFENIEKIMQDKWKEVNINLRLYAFSVGIVASSYSVVPAIINLINLFQGNDIPKRFVYKTYYRYMEEAKYHSPLHELLFCSESLSGFTTWAGVVSFDGLYVLLTMHVVAMFSTLNLIIKDTTNVNFNDEESVFFLRECIKHHTRAMKFMESINEIFSPILVVQLFTSTSIICVIAFHTSANASERDSQTLVMIFYLIAAFYQLFLFCWYGQRVQNESVELPNSVYECDWYKRSKKFQSTMHIMFLDVQKTVDISAFNLCVMSLETYLTIVRTAASYFTALQTLTEE